In Terriglobia bacterium, the DNA window GAGAAGTCCGAGCGCAAAAAAACATACGCTCAAGCGAAGGATGTGCCGCCGGAGTCCGCTACAAAGACTTGGTGAAATTGGACCCTGCTCCATGCCGAAAGCTACGGCCGCTCGAGATATTGCCGGCGCAGCCATCCGCCGGACGGCGCGCTTCCGTGGCGGAAACCCGTCTACATCTGCCCCTAATCCCGGCCATCGAAAGAAGGCCCGTGCAACAGGCAATCGGCGTTGCTCTTGTGTGCCTTCTCAGCCACTTCGCTGAGCCAGCGATTGCAGTTCCGCGTCCTCGATATCAAAGTTGGCGTAGACGTGCTGGACGTCTTCATGCTCGTCAAGCTCATCCATCAGCCGCAGCACCTGGTCCGCTGGTTTACCTGAGATTTTCACCTGGGTCTGAGGGACCATTGAAAGCTCCGCTGCCGCCGGCGTAATGCCCGCCTTGTTGAGTGCCTCGATGACCTGCTGAAAATTCTCGACCGGACTGAGAATCTCCCAGTTTTCGCCATCTTCCCTCATGTCGTCAGCCCCGGCCTCGGTAATCAGTTCCAGCAAGGCATCTTCCTGCGTCCTGGATTTTTCGACCACGATGTATCCGCGCTTGCTGAAGATCCACGTTACGCACCCTGTTTCGCCCAGGTTCCCGCCGTGCTTCGAGAGAATGTGTCGAAGCTCTGCAAGCGTGCGGTTACGATTATCCGTGGCAATCTCCATAATCAGGGCGACGCCGCTCGGCCCATAACCTTCGTACACAATCTCTTCGTATTGCACGCCCGGAAGTTCGCCCGTACCCCGCTGGATGGCGCGTTTGATGTTGTCGGCGGGCATGTTTACCGCTTTGGCGTCAGCGACTGCGGACCGCAGACGCGGATTTGTGTCGGGGTCGCCGCCTCCGATGCGGGCCGCCACAGCGATTTCCTTGATCAGCTTGGTAAAGAGCTTGCCTCTCTTGGCATCTGCTGCGCCTTTCTTATGTTTGATGGTTGCCCATTTTGAATGGCCCGACATGTGATTCTCTTCCTCTGTCTACCTGCCGCCGGCGCAGAGTCCGATAAGCAGACTCAGCAGCCGACTATGGAATTTTTCCATTTTCAACCTCGAAATCTTACCACATTGTTGGCCTGCAAGCCACGGCTTCTTGGCCCGCGGATTGTCCCTGCCGCCACTGCACGCGCGCGCTGAAAGCGGGGCCATGGCTGTTCGCCGCGCCGGGGCCTTCCCCTGTTCAGCGCGCCGGTTGCTGAGGGGCAGGTTTCGGGGCAGGAGGCATGCTTTGGAGCCGCTGCTTCACGGCTTCAAATTCCGGGCTGTCTGTCTTCCCATCCTTTTTCGGGCCCAGCCTGGGAATTTCCTCCTCAACGTTCTTGATGCGGTTCCCCGGGCTGGGGTGATCGGAAAAGAACTGGATCGTCTGCTGCGGGTATTTCTGTTGAATGGTCCCGAAGAACTGGGCCATGGCGTAGGGATCATATCCCGCGCGGTAGAGTATGTAAGTTCCCACCGCGTCCGCTTGCGACTCTGCTGAGCGGGAATTGCGCAGAAGGATTGAATTCACGCCGAAGGTCAACCCCAATTGCGCCAACTGGCTTGCGAGGCCCGAGCTCTGGCCAAGCAACCCTGCCAGTATCGAAAGCGGCGCCTGCGCCAGCACCGTTTCAGACGCCTGGTGCGTGCCGTGACGCATTACCACGTGGCCTTCCTCATGGGCAATAACTCCCGCAATCTGGGCCTCATTCTGCGCGGCTGCAATGGCGCCCCTGTTCACATAAATAAATCCGCCTGGCAGGGCAAAAGCATTGATCTCCGGACTGTTCACCACGTTGAAAGTCCACGCGTATTTTGTCTCACCCGACTGATTGGGAGCGATCTTTGCAAGCCTCCTTCCGAGGTTGTTCACATAACCGGTCACCTGTGCATCCCGGACCAGCGGAAGCTGCTTGTCCGCCTCCTGCGAAGCCTGCTGGCCTACCTCGACGTCCTGCGCGGGAGAAAAAAGGTTGAATCCGGGCCGGAAGTTCAGCCCTTCGACGGCAAGCAAAAGCACAGGCGACAGCACCACCAGCGCCACTGTCAACAGTCCAGCAATTTCTCCACGTCGCAGTTTCGATTTCAGAGGTTTCATTCGACGCTCGCAATCCGAATGGCGGCCCGGCAGCGAGGCGCATGGGCGCACGCAAGCACGGATGCAACTCTCGTCCGAGCTTATACTGCCATTAACCGGCTTTCGCCTCAAGGAAGCCGTCAAAAACTTCCGCCCCCCGGTATGAGGCGTGAGGGCCCAGATCCTCCTCGATTCGGATAAGTCGGTTGTATTTGGCCAGCCGTTCGGAACGCGTGATGGCCCCCACCTTGATCAGCGATGCCCCCGTCGCCACCGCCAGATCAGCAATAAAACTGTCCTCGGTTTCACCGGAGCGCGCGCTGATCACAGGCTGGTAGCCGTTGCGGCGCGCCAGGCTGATGACCTCCAGAGTCTCGGTCAAGGTCCCGATCTGATTGATCTTCACCAGGACCGCGTTGGCGATCCCCTCTTCGGTCCCTCGCGCAAGCCGGTGCGCATGGGTCACGAAGAGGTCGTCGCCGATCAACTGGCAGCGGTCGCTCAGGCGGTCGGTCAATTTCTTCCAGCCGTCCCAGTCGTCTTCATCCAGCCCGTCCTCAATGGAAAGGATCGGATAGTGGTCCACGCAGTTGGCCAGCCGTTCGACCATATCCTCCGCGCTCAGATCTTCGTCCGATACCTGCAAGTGGTACTTCCCCTGCTCGTAAAAGTGGCTTGCCGCCACGTCCACTGCAATGGCGGCATCACGGCCTGGCTGGAGCCCTGCGCGTTCGATCGCTTCAACCATGATGCTGAAACCCGATTCATTGCTTTCCAGGGCCGGCGCATATCCGCCCTCATCGGCCACGCCTGGGCGGTAAACGCCTCGCTCCTTCAGGACCTCCCTGGCCGCGCGATACACCGCGTTCACGTCGGCCAGCGCCGCGGAGTAAGTCTTGGCCCGCAACGGAACCATCATGAAGTCCTGGAAGTCAATGTTTCCGCCGCCGTGAATTCCGCCGCTCATGATGTTCACCATGGGGACCGGCAATTCATTGGCCCCAGCGCCTCCCAGATACCGGTAGAGCGGCAGCCGGGCGGAACCCGCAGCCGCGCGGGCCACCGCCATTGAAACCCCCAACACCGCGTTGGCGCCAAGCCGCCGCTTGTTTGGAGTCTGGTCGAATTCGATCAGAGTGTTATCGATATGCCTTTGGTCAGACGCTTCCAATCCGGCAAGCACCTGGGGAATCTCCCACTCAACACTCCTGACCGCCTTCGTCACTCCTCTGCCGCCGTAGCGGTCCAGTTCGCCGTCACGAAGCTCCACCGCCTCATGCGTGCCTGTTGACGCTCCGGCCGGGACCATCGAAACCCCGGTTGAGCCGTCTTCCAGCGCCACTTCAACTTCCAGCGTCGGATGGCCTCGTGAATCAAGGATTTCACGGGCGTAGGTCCGGAGAATTTTCGCCATCGATACTCCTGTCCATCCAAAGCAATTATGTTTGCTTTACGTATTGCGCCAGCAACTCGAGCGCCGCCTCGAATGCCGCTGGCCGCTCGATGAGCAGGCGGACGGCCGCGCGCCGGACCCGGGACTTGACGCCCTCGTCACGGATGTATTCCACCGGCGACTTGCCATCCATCCGGGCCAGCATGAGCCCGCCGAGGTGCCGCAGGGTCATGGCCTCAAAATCCACCGTCTGTGCGCCCTGGAGTCCAGCCGCCAGCGCCTGCCAGAACTTGCGCGCCGCCCGGAAATAGCGCTCCGCGTATTGCGGCTGATGAAACGACTTCAGCATCAGGTGATTCAGCAGAAACCCGGAATCGAAAGCCGGGTCGCCCCAGTGAACCACCTCAAAATCGATCAGGAAAATGTTGCCGCCGCGTACCAGCATGTTCTTCGGGCTGTAGTCGCCGTGAACAAGCGAACTCTGGATCTTCCACGAATCCTCGATGAGCTGTTCCAGGGCCTCACGAGCCTGCGGGCGCCGCGCTGCCGTGGTGCGGTAATAAGGATCGATTCTAAGCTCGTCAAACACCGTCCGATCGGCGAATTGTTGCTGGAATGCCGGCTTCTGCTGGCTGGCCTTGATCATGGCGGCCAGCATCCCGCCCGCTCGCTCGGCCACTTCCATGCTAACGCGTCCATCCAGCAGAGATTGCTTCCAGACCACCGAACCCTCCGGCGCGGCGGTCATCACGAACAGAAAGTTTGCGCGATCCACCAGGACCACCTTGGGCACTGCGCCGTCCAGAATGGGGCCAAGCGACCGGATGGCTGCCGCCTCGCGGAATATCCTGGTGCGCTGTGAAGTCCAGTCGTCCTTCACACGGAGCCTGCCGAGCGATTGCTTGGCCACCCAGCAGACGCCTGGCCCCTCGACGAGCGAAACAAAGTTTGAAACACCGCCGCCAAGTTCCCGGACCGAGAGCGCAGCCGGATTAGCGGCCATGCCGCGCTCCGCAAGATAGGCGGCAAGGCTTTCCGGTGTCAGTTGAGATTCCGGCATGGCAACGAGAGCTCCGCCGTCGGCCCGGGGATTTCGCCTCAAACCCGATTTGCGGCCTGCCCCGTCGCGTCCAGCCGGTCGAGCAGGCGGTAACGCGCGCCGCACTTCAGGCATTGTATTTCGCGACGAGACATCGCCCCGGCAACCGGCGTGCTGCCTGATAGACTGGCCAGCCCGAAATGGCCATCGGGCGATGCGTAATACTCAAACATCATCTGGTTGCACCGTGAACAAAACTGCCGCCGGTGGTTGACGCGTGGCGCTTCGTTCAATCGCTCCCCTCCTCCGCATCTTGCGCCAGAACCATTCCGACCAGACTCCGCCCTTCGCGGTATCATAAAACTTCCTGGCTGCGGTCGACATCTCATAACATAGCACCATGGAACGGCGAACTCTGATTATCGGAGCGGTTGCGGGCGGCATCGGCCTGGTGGAATATGCCTTCACCTCGCGCTGGATGAACGGCATGCGTGATCCCGCCGCGCTCTCCGTAAAGGCCTACGAACGCTTTGGCGCTCAGGCCGCTTTGATGGCCATTACGCCCAATGACGAGTTTTACCTGACTTCCAAAGGCGCGGCGCCCGCCGTGGACCGCGACAACTGGCAGCTCAAGTTTGACGGACTCGTCGAGCGTCCCTTCACTCTCAACTTCCAGGACCTGCTGAAGCTGCCGAGAATCGAGAAGGTTTACACGCTTGAGTGCATCTCGGATACCGTGGGCGGCACGGCCATCGGCAATGCCAAATGGACCGGCACGCCGCTGAAGCCCCTCCTCCAGCGGGCGGCCCCTGCGGGCGACGCCACCCATGCGGCCCTCCATGCCGCCGACGGGTTCTCCACCGGCCACACCCTCGAACGCCTCTGGAATGAAGAAAACTTCATCGCCTGGCAGATGAATGGCGCAGACCTCGCGCCCATTCACGGCTATCCGGTCAGGCTCTTTATCCCCGGCAAATACGGCATGAAGCAACCCAAGTGGGTAACGCGCATCGAGTTGTTGAAGAAGCCCCACCTGGGTTACTGGGAAAGCCGCGGCTGGTCTGACGACTGCGAGCGCTGGGCGCACGCGCGATTCACTGATCTGAAAGACGGCGCCAGAATCTCCGGGCGCAACTTCGAGTTTGCCGGCTACGCCGTGGGCAACCTGAACGGCATCCGGTCGGTTGAAATCAGCTTCGACGACGGCAAAACCTGGCGACCGGCAGCCATCTTCAGCAACCCTTCGCCCATTGTGTGGACCTTCTGGCAGTACACGTGGGTGAACCCCATGCCCGGCAATTACCGCGTTCGGGCTCGCGCCATCGACGGCAAAGGCCGCGTCCAGGGGCCGCAGCCGACTTCCACCTTCCCAGACGGCGCCACGGGCCAGCAGGTTTTGACCGTCACCGTCGCCTGACCGCAATCGCCGCGCGCTCCCTCATCTCCAGACTATTTGCCCAGGTATTTCTCAGGCTCTTTGTCAAACTTTGCCTTGCAGCCGGACGCGCAGAAGTAAATGGTCTGGCCCTTGTACTGGCTGGTGGCCGCCGCCTTCCCAGACTCGATCGTCATCTTGCAAACCGGGTCAATGACTTTCATAACGCTCCTTTCCACCGGAACGATCATGGGGCATGATTGCCCTTTTCAGAATAGACGATTGAATCATGAGAACACCAGCGACGATGTGACGCTCCGGGGGGTAAAGGGGAAGATAAAAACGACGGACCGGGTTAGAAGACCCCTGAGGATGGGGAAAGGCTAGAAGGAGTGGCGGGCCGGAGCCAGGACCGGGTTTTCGGTTTGTTTTTGGTCCGTTTTTTGGCCCTCCAATGTTTTCAATAAGATCGGTAGCTTTGTTTTTAGGTTCGTTCCGGTTTG includes these proteins:
- a CDS encoding M48 family metallopeptidase gives rise to the protein MKPLKSKLRRGEIAGLLTVALVVLSPVLLLAVEGLNFRPGFNLFSPAQDVEVGQQASQEADKQLPLVRDAQVTGYVNNLGRRLAKIAPNQSGETKYAWTFNVVNSPEINAFALPGGFIYVNRGAIAAAQNEAQIAGVIAHEEGHVVMRHGTHQASETVLAQAPLSILAGLLGQSSGLASQLAQLGLTFGVNSILLRNSRSAESQADAVGTYILYRAGYDPYAMAQFFGTIQQKYPQQTIQFFSDHPSPGNRIKNVEEEIPRLGPKKDGKTDSPEFEAVKQRLQSMPPAPKPAPQQPAR
- the eno gene encoding phosphopyruvate hydratase, whose translation is MAKILRTYAREILDSRGHPTLEVEVALEDGSTGVSMVPAGASTGTHEAVELRDGELDRYGGRGVTKAVRSVEWEIPQVLAGLEASDQRHIDNTLIEFDQTPNKRRLGANAVLGVSMAVARAAAGSARLPLYRYLGGAGANELPVPMVNIMSGGIHGGGNIDFQDFMMVPLRAKTYSAALADVNAVYRAAREVLKERGVYRPGVADEGGYAPALESNESGFSIMVEAIERAGLQPGRDAAIAVDVAASHFYEQGKYHLQVSDEDLSAEDMVERLANCVDHYPILSIEDGLDEDDWDGWKKLTDRLSDRCQLIGDDLFVTHAHRLARGTEEGIANAVLVKINQIGTLTETLEVISLARRNGYQPVISARSGETEDSFIADLAVATGASLIKVGAITRSERLAKYNRLIRIEEDLGPHASYRGAEVFDGFLEAKAG
- a CDS encoding YHS domain-containing protein, coding for MKVIDPVCKMTIESGKAAATSQYKGQTIYFCASGCKAKFDKEPEKYLGK
- a CDS encoding molybdopterin-dependent oxidoreductase; this encodes MERRTLIIGAVAGGIGLVEYAFTSRWMNGMRDPAALSVKAYERFGAQAALMAITPNDEFYLTSKGAAPAVDRDNWQLKFDGLVERPFTLNFQDLLKLPRIEKVYTLECISDTVGGTAIGNAKWTGTPLKPLLQRAAPAGDATHAALHAADGFSTGHTLERLWNEENFIAWQMNGADLAPIHGYPVRLFIPGKYGMKQPKWVTRIELLKKPHLGYWESRGWSDDCERWAHARFTDLKDGARISGRNFEFAGYAVGNLNGIRSVEISFDDGKTWRPAAIFSNPSPIVWTFWQYTWVNPMPGNYRVRARAIDGKGRVQGPQPTSTFPDGATGQQVLTVTVA
- a CDS encoding aminoglycoside phosphotransferase family protein gives rise to the protein MPESQLTPESLAAYLAERGMAANPAALSVRELGGGVSNFVSLVEGPGVCWVAKQSLGRLRVKDDWTSQRTRIFREAAAIRSLGPILDGAVPKVVLVDRANFLFVMTAAPEGSVVWKQSLLDGRVSMEVAERAGGMLAAMIKASQQKPAFQQQFADRTVFDELRIDPYYRTTAARRPQAREALEQLIEDSWKIQSSLVHGDYSPKNMLVRGGNIFLIDFEVVHWGDPAFDSGFLLNHLMLKSFHQPQYAERYFRAARKFWQALAAGLQGAQTVDFEAMTLRHLGGLMLARMDGKSPVEYIRDEGVKSRVRRAAVRLLIERPAAFEAALELLAQYVKQT
- a CDS encoding YebC/PmpR family DNA-binding transcriptional regulator; amino-acid sequence: MSGHSKWATIKHKKGAADAKRGKLFTKLIKEIAVAARIGGGDPDTNPRLRSAVADAKAVNMPADNIKRAIQRGTGELPGVQYEEIVYEGYGPSGVALIMEIATDNRNRTLAELRHILSKHGGNLGETGCVTWIFSKRGYIVVEKSRTQEDALLELITEAGADDMREDGENWEILSPVENFQQVIEALNKAGITPAAAELSMVPQTQVKISGKPADQVLRLMDELDEHEDVQHVYANFDIEDAELQSLAQRSG